A region of Bifidobacteriaceae bacterium DNA encodes the following proteins:
- the cydB gene encoding cytochrome d ubiquinol oxidase subunit II, translating to MLTSILALAPAAPVDPAATEATAQGLVGLLHRLVTAPTTLELLWFALIAVLWTGYLVLEGFDFGVGMLLPIVGKTDRERRTMLSTIGPLWDGNEVWVLTAGGATFAAFPEWYATLFSAAYLPLFLILVGLIIRAVAFEYRGKINGDGWRKLWDWCIILGSWLPSILWGVAFANLVAGVKAAVDPTQLGPSKIVYNGGFFDLVIAHQGFLLLGGLTTAALFLAHGAIFLSLKTDGEVRYQSESLAPKLSIAATVIAAVWVVWLGLKFAGGNHPTVLVWIAIAIAAVALIAVVLTSLGGKFGLAFTSMTVALLAAVVTIFAALFPNVINGSNVALKGDAIADPIVGWIVLGEDSEGNPPDVHDVVAATFAAVEATPGPDLQADPTAYTSDTLTPLILSDTLEGKFPAAGLIPQEDVKMVVAKTFERVGAALETGAITYADVQGEPTEAAVALTAAILADVPAIADGSSDVAAGVIPAGDVITAVKITLARNDLPADDATVGVVVADIVAGGATIAGLPAETVVAEVQKTVQAAIDALPASVQGVLGKVVEVLQAVTDDPATPRFAAGMDLTEIANGKVWDNDLGLANLNDRVDNANGALSALHALGLVTDADGAVIPQDQFKPLEKFENGAVITGQPIHAAASSEKTLQLMTIVAVCLVPIVLAYQAWSIWVFRRRISADRIPAESGLAPAKG from the coding sequence ATGTTGACTAGCATTCTCGCTCTCGCTCCGGCGGCGCCGGTGGATCCGGCCGCGACCGAAGCGACCGCGCAGGGCCTGGTCGGCCTGCTGCACCGCCTGGTGACGGCGCCGACCACTCTGGAGCTGTTGTGGTTCGCGCTTATCGCCGTCCTTTGGACCGGCTATCTGGTGTTGGAGGGCTTTGACTTCGGCGTCGGCATGTTGCTGCCGATCGTCGGCAAGACGGACCGCGAACGCCGGACCATGCTCTCGACCATCGGGCCGCTCTGGGACGGCAACGAGGTCTGGGTGCTGACCGCTGGCGGCGCCACGTTCGCCGCCTTCCCGGAGTGGTACGCCACACTGTTCAGCGCGGCTTATCTGCCGCTGTTCCTGATCCTGGTCGGCCTGATCATCCGGGCCGTGGCTTTCGAGTACCGGGGCAAGATCAACGGCGACGGCTGGCGCAAGCTGTGGGATTGGTGCATCATTCTGGGCTCTTGGCTTCCGTCGATCCTGTGGGGCGTCGCTTTTGCGAACCTGGTGGCGGGCGTCAAAGCGGCCGTCGACCCGACCCAGCTTGGTCCGTCGAAGATCGTCTACAACGGCGGCTTCTTCGACCTGGTGATCGCGCACCAAGGGTTCTTGCTCCTGGGCGGTCTGACCACGGCGGCCTTGTTCTTGGCCCACGGCGCCATCTTCTTGTCGCTCAAGACCGACGGCGAGGTCCGCTACCAGTCCGAGTCGTTGGCCCCGAAGCTGTCGATCGCCGCCACGGTGATCGCGGCGGTCTGGGTTGTCTGGCTGGGCCTGAAGTTCGCGGGCGGCAACCACCCGACCGTGTTGGTCTGGATCGCCATCGCCATCGCGGCCGTGGCCCTGATCGCGGTGGTCCTCACCTCGTTGGGCGGCAAGTTCGGCTTGGCCTTCACGTCCATGACCGTGGCCTTGCTCGCGGCGGTTGTGACGATCTTCGCGGCGCTGTTCCCGAACGTCATCAACGGTTCCAACGTGGCGCTGAAGGGCGACGCGATCGCGGATCCGATTGTCGGCTGGATTGTGCTTGGAGAAGACTCCGAGGGCAACCCGCCAGACGTGCACGATGTCGTGGCGGCCACCTTCGCCGCTGTGGAGGCGACGCCGGGGCCTGACCTCCAGGCTGACCCGACCGCGTACACCAGCGACACGCTGACCCCGTTGATCTTGTCCGACACCCTGGAAGGGAAGTTCCCGGCCGCCGGCCTGATCCCCCAGGAAGACGTGAAGATGGTCGTTGCGAAGACGTTTGAGCGGGTGGGGGCGGCCCTAGAGACCGGCGCCATCACCTACGCGGACGTGCAGGGCGAACCGACAGAGGCGGCCGTCGCGTTGACGGCGGCGATCCTGGCGGACGTGCCCGCGATCGCGGACGGCTCGTCTGACGTGGCCGCCGGGGTCATCCCCGCCGGCGACGTCATCACGGCTGTCAAGATCACGTTGGCGCGCAACGACCTGCCGGCGGACGACGCCACGGTTGGCGTTGTCGTCGCCGACATCGTCGCTGGCGGCGCCACGATTGCCGGGCTCCCCGCCGAGACGGTGGTGGCAGAGGTTCAAAAGACGGTGCAGGCCGCCATCGACGCTTTGCCCGCCAGTGTTCAGGGCGTCCTGGGCAAAGTGGTCGAGGTCCTCCAGGCCGTCACCGACGATCCGGCCACGCCGAGGTTCGCGGCGGGCATGGATCTGACCGAGATCGCCAACGGCAAGGTTTGGGACAACGACCTCGGTCTGGCCAACCTGAATGACCGGGTCGACAACGCGAACGGGGCGCTTAGCGCGCTCCACGCTCTGGGCCTGGTCACGGACGCCGATGGCGCCGTGATCCCGCAGGATCAGTTCAAGCCGCTGGAGAAGTTCGAGAATGGCGCGGTCATCACCGGCCAGCCGATCCACGCGGCGGCTTCCAGCGAGAAGACACTGCAGCTGATGACAATTGTGGCCGTCTGCTTGGTGCCGATCGTGTTGGCCTACCAGGCCTGGTCGATCTGGGTCTTCCGGCGCCGCATCAGCGCGGACCGGATCCCGGCCGAGTCGGGGCTGGCCCCGGCCAAGGGCTAA
- a CDS encoding ABC transporter substrate-binding protein: protein MRRRFGNAAGRRLSGLGLVLLLAAMTGCAQVASGAGGSAASFDPARVLENPKEYVGPSTATVAESAIEPISEHTAPALPAEVTDVQGTQVRVTDVSRILALDIYGTTSRIVFSLGLGDNVVGRDTSSAFAEIKDRPRVTPSGNTLSAEAILELAPSVIITDTSLGPWDVLLQMREAGIPVVVVDSHRSLETTAELINQVAAALGLAEQGEQLAERTWQRVAAAERTIAEAVPAADQDRLRIAFLYLRGNAGVYYLFGQGSGTDSLITALGGIDVATEVGWEGMQPVTDEGLVAMNPDLILVMTRGLESVGGVDGLLDKLPAVAATPAGENRRIVDMDDTQILAFGPNSPEVLYALAAAIYAPDQT from the coding sequence GTGCGCAGGCGGTTTGGGAACGCGGCCGGCCGCCGCCTCAGCGGATTGGGGCTGGTGCTCTTGTTGGCGGCCATGACGGGCTGCGCGCAGGTCGCCAGCGGCGCCGGCGGCAGTGCCGCGAGCTTTGACCCAGCCCGCGTGCTGGAGAACCCCAAGGAGTATGTGGGGCCCTCGACCGCCACTGTCGCCGAATCCGCGATCGAGCCGATCAGCGAGCATACCGCGCCCGCCCTGCCGGCCGAGGTCACCGACGTTCAGGGCACCCAGGTGCGAGTTACCGACGTCAGCCGGATTCTGGCGTTGGACATCTACGGCACCACCAGCCGGATCGTGTTCTCCCTGGGTTTGGGCGACAACGTGGTGGGACGGGACACCTCCTCCGCATTCGCCGAGATCAAGGATCGGCCCCGCGTGACGCCCTCCGGGAACACTCTCAGCGCCGAGGCGATTCTGGAGTTGGCCCCCTCCGTCATCATCACGGACACATCCCTTGGGCCGTGGGACGTGCTGCTCCAGATGAGAGAGGCCGGCATCCCCGTGGTGGTGGTCGACTCGCACCGGTCGTTGGAGACCACGGCCGAACTGATCAACCAAGTCGCCGCCGCGCTGGGCTTGGCGGAGCAGGGAGAGCAATTGGCCGAAAGGACCTGGCAGCGGGTGGCCGCGGCGGAGCGGACCATTGCCGAAGCGGTCCCCGCAGCCGATCAGGACAGGCTCCGAATCGCCTTTCTCTACCTGCGCGGCAACGCGGGCGTGTACTACCTGTTCGGGCAAGGGTCGGGAACGGATTCGCTGATCACAGCCTTGGGCGGAATCGACGTGGCGACGGAGGTCGGCTGGGAGGGCATGCAGCCCGTGACCGACGAGGGCTTGGTGGCCATGAACCCCGACCTGATCCTGGTGATGACTCGCGGTCTGGAGTCTGTCGGCGGAGTCGACGGTCTGTTGGACAAGCTGCCGGCGGTCGCCGCCACCCCGGCGGGCGAGAACCGCCGCATAGTCGACATGGACGACACCCAAATCCTGGCCTTCGGCCCTAACAGCCCGGAGGTGCTCTACGCCCTGGCCGCCGCTATCTACGCCCCGGATCAGACTTGA